The Gloeobacter morelensis MG652769 genome contains the following window.
ACTAATGGAAACTTTCTCGCTACAAAGGCAAGCCGATTCAGTTTATGGAGGCGCTTCCACAGCAGGAAGTCGAACTAATGGAAACAAGAAGAGTGCAAAATCCCTGAGCTAAGATTTGCAGGGCGCTTCCACAGCAGGAAGTCGAACTAATGGAAACAGGTGCACTCTCTACAGGATCCCGAAAAGGTAAATTACGGCGCTTCCACAGCAGGAAGTCGAACTAATGGAAACCCCGGCTATTCGTTTAGTCGAAATCAAGCGTTTACTTGGCGCTTCCACAGCAGGAAGTCGAACTAATGGAAACTTCTTCGCCGATTGGCTGACAAATTTATTTTCTTTTGGCGCTTCCACAGCAGGAAGTCGAACTAATGGAAACAGGCCCCGGCCAGGTTGGCACCGGTGAGATCCGCAGGCGCTTCCACAGCAGGAAGTCGAACTAATGGAAACGTGAAGGCGCTATCCACCACACTTGAAACATCAGCAGTCTGGCGCTTCCACAGCAGGAAGTCGAACTAATGGAAACCGCTAGTGCTTCCTCCCTGCTCCGATATCTTTGGATTTGGCGCTTCCACAGCAGGAAGTCGAACTAATGGAAACTTTGTCAGGCTTGGCATTCTTCCCGACCCGTCGATCAGGCGCTTCCACAGCAGGAAGTCGAACTAATGGAAACAGAATTCGTTTTTTCCTCTCGCCCGGCAATTAAAAGGTGGCGCTTCCACAGCAGGAAGTCGAACTAATGGAAACTCTTGCCTCTCGAACGCATCAGCTTTTGCCAGTACAAAAGGCGCTTCCACAGCAGGAAGTCGAACTAATGGAAACCTCTCAGGGGAATACTCGCGATGGGCATAACAATATCCAAGGGCGCTTCCACAGCAGGAAGTCGAACTAATGGAAACGCCAGATCGGCCTCGGTGAGGTCGGCGCCGGTCAGATCGGGCGCTTCCACAGCAGGAAGTCGAACTAATGGAAACGAGCCACGCCCTGTGGCTGGATACCCGCGGCGGGGCCGGTGGCGCTTCCACAGCAGGAAGTCGAACTAATGGAAACGATGGCCGCTCAAATTGAGCTTTAACATTTCGGGCGGCGCTTCCACAGCAGGAAGTCGAACTAATGGAAACGCAACCCATCCACGGTGGTGGTGCTGACCAGATTGCGCGGCGCTTCCACAGCAGGAAGTCGAACTAATCAAAACGTGGCAGTAGCCAAGGTACGGCTGGAGATCGCGCAAAGGCACTTCCGTCCCAGCAAGTCGAACCAGCGGAAATCGCCATTGGCTCAATGTGTGCGGACGCAGAGGTGATATGCGCGGTTGGTCTGCCTATCGCTTACACCGATGACTGGGACCATCGCCGGCCTTCTCGCGCCGCGCTGGGCTTCCCTCGCGCTCCGGCTCTCAACAGATTTTGCGGTACCATGATCTCTATCCACGCCTGGGAAAAATGCATTGATCCGTAAAATGCGAGGAGAACCAACAATGCAACAAACACGAATGCATTATGCGGTAATCGCCATGGCTGCGACTGTGCTTGCCACGGCCGGCTGCGCCGATCGTCGGCAGCTGGACCGCCCCGAAGCGGCGCGTCTGATTGCCGAATCCAACCAATTCACTGGGCGCCGCGACTTCGAGATGTTTTACGAAGGCTCTACCTACCGCAAACCCCCCACTCCCATCGAGGCCACCCTCAAAGCTCTCGGACTTGTCAAATCTCTCCCTTCGCGCAGCGGCGCGATCCTCTCGCTGACCGATAAGGGCAAACAAGCGTCACAGGGATGGTCGCTCAATCCCCAGATGAACTGGGGATTTGGCGTAATGTCGGGCAAATGGTGGAACGTGCCGATCGCCGAACCCGCCTTGGTAGAGGTTACCGGCATCCGCAAGATCGACGAAACCTCCGCCTCGGCAGAATTCACCTACCGCTGGGTTCCCAACGAGCTTGGCAAACGTCTCACCAATTCCAAATATGGTTCTAAACTGCACAATTCAGAAGCCGCCTTGCAGTTGTACGACGACGGTTGGCGGGTCAAGTCGGTCGAACAAATGTTCTGATGCCGATGAAACCCCTCGCGACTCTTCTTTGGGTACAATCCCTTGCCTTGATGGCCGGCCTGTCGGCAGCAGCGGAGAGCATTCCGGCAACTGCGCGCTCCTGTCTTGCCCCCGATACAGACCACCTTTCGGTGGATGCGCGGGCCCGGGCAGACCGTGCGGGCGAGTACTGGATCATCGGTTCAACCGAGGGTGAGGGCGGCGGGCAGTACCTGGTGCTGCTGAAATCCGGACGCTGCAAACTGCTCGGGGCGGACAACGTCGTCTGGCCGCTCTCTCGATGGGGGCTGCGGGAGCCTCAAGCGCGCGCCCTTGCCCTCGATTGGGCCAGGCGGGAAGTCGCATCCCAACCAGATGGCCTCAAAGCCCTGCAGCGGCAAATCGACCGCTCACCGGCCCATCAGCTGGAGTGGCTGGCACCGGAACAAAAGTGGGCGTACAAACAACTAGGAATCCGCTTTTGAAACCGGCGTCGCGCGGGCAGACGCCCGGTCCCCCGCGGCAAGCCGCTTGAGAAATGCCAACACTTCAGAATGAGCGGGTGGGCACACAACAACGGCCGCCTACAATGGCAACAAGAGTGGTCACTTATTTATCGGGGCAAGAGCGATGGACCGCATTGGGATCTGCGAGTTTCGGGATAAAGCCACCTACTATCTTTCAGCCGGGCGTCCTCTGGGCATCTATCGCAACAACGAATTGATCGGCGTGTATGTGCCTTTACAGACTGCCGATACAACCGAACGGCGCGAGCGGCTCAGGCGCTCGCTCGAAAAAGTGGAGGCACTGCTGCTGCAGGTCGCCGGGCGTCATGGGCTGAGCGAGGAAGAACTGGCCGGGTTGATCGAGTCGGCGGACACCCCGCAAAAAGATGCGCCTGGCGGTTGATGCCAATATTCTGGTTGGCCTGTGGTTGCGCGCCAGTGGCCGCCGGCTGTTGATTGGAGGAGCGGCTGCAACTGTTTATGGCGGAAGCGGCAGCGGCGGAGAGCCAGTATGAACTGACTTGCCGTCTGGCAGCGATGCACAGCCAAGGCAAAATCGATCGCTCCATCCAGGAAAGTTTGCAGCAAGAGGGCGAGATGCTGTTGCGCGACGGTGTCCTGGTGATTCCAGAAATTGTCTACGCACCACTGGAGCAAGAAGCCAGAAGGCGATTGCCCCAGGATCCCGACGGAGATTGGCCGACAGTGGCACTGGCGCTGGTGCTTGAAGTGGGTGTCTGGACAGAGGATCGAGACTTTTTTGGCTGCGGCTTGCCCGTTTGGAGAACGCCAGTTCTGATAGAAATACTTGCTCATAGTTGAAGCAGCCGCCCGCTATGCAGGCAATTTGCATACTGTAAAAACTTTATGTCTCAATCTCGTGCTAAAGCTGTGCACAGGCCGCCCTCAACCACCTCCAGGTCCGACTCGTGGCGGCTGGTCTGTCCAGTACAAAGCAGCCACAAGCACTGGAACTGGGAGGGTGCACATTTGCGCTACAACACATGGCGGTTTTTGGTCCGCACCCGCTCGTAGATCTGCTCCATCACCTCGATGAAGGAATTGTCCCGGTGCCAGAAGGGGGGATAGTCTCCCTGGGTTTTGATCAAGATGCCGGGTACAGCGATGGGCTCGGGTACTGCAAGCGGCGGCAGATGCTTGCTACCGTGCCAGAAGTTTTCAGGGGAAACGGCATCCGGCGCGGCGACGGACTGGGGTTGGGTGAAATAGGAAGGGTCCGGCTTCAGGGGAGGCTCCGGTTCGGCCAGTTGCGCTGAGAGGGCGCGGCCCAGGGGAAATTGCTCCAGCTGGGCGCGCAGGGCTTCGCAACTTAGCCCCCGCAGCTCAAAAAGCAGGAGCGGATTGGCGTCCAGGTCGGCTGCCAGCCGGTAGCAAAGCCCGGCTACGTGTTTGCAGGGGTTGGACCAGTCCGGGCAGGAACAACGGGTCAGAAAGTCCTGGTCGCTGTAGGGCAGCAGCTGCCGGTCGGCCTCTTCGAAGGCCTCCTCGATGTCGTCGGGCATTTCGCTCATCAGCAGGCGGATCACACAGCTGGCCCGCGCCGCCAAACACGGCAGAATTTGCGCCCAATCGCGCTCGGGGATCGTGCGCAGGGCGATGGTCGTCTCGTAGCGGGGTTCTTTGTGGACGCCGAAGTACGGGTTGACGTTGCCGCGCACGGTCGCCCGCACGCCCGCAGGGTCGAACGTATAGCTCAAGATGCGGTCGGGGCCTGCGTAGGAGCGGCCCCGGGCGAGGCGGGCCGGATCGCAAAAAGATTGCAGCGCGCCGATAAAGCGCTCGCCCCACCAGGTCCGGCTGTGCCGTGGGCTCATCGTCAAGTGCCTCCTATTCGATTAGCGCGCTCTCGCCGAGCGCAATCAGCGCCTTGAACCGTTCGTTGTCCAGTTCGGTGAGCCATCCTTCGTCGCTGCCGACGATGGCGGACGCGAGGCGTTTTTTCTCTTCGAGCATCCGGTCGATGCGCTCCTCCAGGGTGCCGAGGGCGACGAACTTGTGGACAAAGACGTTTTTGGTCTGGCCGATGCGGAAGGCCCGGTCGGTGGCCTGGTCTTCGACCGCCGGGTTCCACCAGCGGTCGAAGTGAAAGACATGGTTGGCGCGGGTGAGGGTGATGCCGACCCCGCCCGCCTTCAGTGAAAGAATAAAGACCGCCGGATTGCTGTCGGGGTCCTGAAAATCGGCGATCAGCCTTTCGCGCTTCTCGCGGCTGACGCCGCCGTGGATGTAGTACGTACCCCAGCGGCGCACCTGCCGGAAATGCCGCTCCAGCGCCGTGCCGATTTCGTGAAATTGGGTGAAGACCAGCAGGCTCTCGCCCTCGGCAATCACTTCTTCGACCATCTCATCGAGGCGGCAGAGTTTGTGGGAGCGCTCGGGGCTGAAGGCGCTGCCGTCCTGCAGAAACTGCATCGGGTGGTTGCAGATTTGTTTGAGCCGGGTGAGGGTGGCGAGGATGAGCCCCTTGCGGGCGATGCCTTCGACCTGCTCGATCTGGGCTTCGACCTCTTTGAGGACCGCCGCGTACAAAGACGCCTGCTCGCGGGTGAGCTGACAAAATAGCTTCTGCTCGACTTTGTCGGGCAGATCCTGGATGATGGCCGGATCGGTCTTGACCCGCCGCAAAATCAACGGCTCCACCAGGCGCTTGAGCACCGCCGTACGGCTGCGGTCGTCCTCTTTGTGGATGGGAAGCTCGAAGCGCTTGCGAAACTGGGCTTCGCTGCCCAGGTAGCCGGGATTGAGAAAATGAAAGATCGACCACAGATCGAGCAGGCGGTTCTCTACGGGCGTGCCGGTGAGCGCCAGTCGGCAGGCGGCCGGGATCTTCAACAGGGCGCGCGTCTGGGCGGCTTTGGGATTTTTGATGTTCTGGGCTTCGTCGATGACCAGCCGCCGCCAGGGTACCGCCGCCAGCAATTTCTCGTCCTTGCGCGCCAGCGTATAGGAAGTGAGCACCACGTCGTGCTCCAGACACACCTGGCGCAGAGCATCCGCCTGCTGGTGGCGGCCGGTGCCGTAGTGCATCCAGACGCGCAGACCCGGAGCAAATTTCTCGATTTCCTTGCGCCAGTTGCCGATCACCGACGTCGGCGCCACGATCAGGGTCGGCCCCTCCCCGGCCCGTTCCTCGCGCTCGTAAAGGAGCCGGGCGATCACCTGCAAACTTTTGCCCAGCCCCATATCGTCGGCCAGACAACCGTTCAGCCCCACCTGCTCCAGATAGCTCAGCCAGGAGACCCCCCGCCGCTGGTAGGGCCGCAATGTCCCTAAAAGCCCGGGCGGATCGCCCAGGGGCACCAGCCGGCTGGGGTCGTGCAGCCGGGTGAGCAGCGTCTGCAACGGTGCGTCGCACTCGATGTCCAGATCCGGCTGGGAGGCGGTGAGCTTCAGCCACTCCAACAGGGGCATCGCCGGTCGTTCCTGGCGGTGCTCCCGCCAGAAGGTGAGCAGCTTTTCCATCCGCTCCGCCTCCAGCACCAACCACTGACCGCGAAAGCGCACCAGCGGCGTCTTGAGCGCCACCAGAGCCTGCCACTCCGATTCGCTGACTTCTTGTGCGCCGATAGCGAGGGCGTAGCTGTATTCGACCAGCGCCGCCAGGCTGAAATGGCCCCGGCCCGCGCCGTCGGGACCGGTGGCGCGCCGGCCGGCGCGCGCCTGCAAACGCACCTGGGCGCGCCTGCGGCCCTCGGGGGTCCACCAGGCGGGTACCAGCACCCGAAAGCCCGCCTCCTCCAGCACCCAGGCGGCATCCTGCAAAAACGCGAAGGCTTCCTCCACCTCCAGATCCAGCCCAACCGGATGGGAGGTGTGCAGGCCCTCCCACAAAGCGGGGTAGATGCGCGCCGCGTAGCCCAGGGCGGCCAGCAGATGACGCTCGAACGCCTCGCCCAGGTGGTGACGCCAGGACTCGCGCTCCTCAGCCGCAGCCTGCCAGTACTCCAACAGCGACAACCGCCAGGAAGGATCGCTGCGGGAGGCCACCGCGAAGCGCAGCTGCCACAGCACCGCCTCGTCCGCGTCCTCGTCCGCCTCCTCAGGTTCAAGCAGCTGAAAACAGAGCACAAACGGTGCGGCGACGCGCGCTGCGCTCAGGCGTTCGCGCCAGCGCCGCCAGTGCCGGTAGTCTTCGAGGGCGCCGGGCGCAGCTGCGGACCAGGGCTGGATGCGGGGCGTGAGACAGCTCTGTACCAGCGAGTTGTGGATTTGTTGGCCCAAAGCGGCGGTCACTGAGATCGCACCCACGGCGGCGTGGAGGAGGTTTTCGCCAAAGTGGTGCAGCAGGTCCTGTTTGGCAAAGCAGGCGGCGACTTTGGGCCGCTCCACACGACCGCTCGCGCAGACGGTGGGCATGCCCTCGGCATACTGCGCCACTGCCGCTGCGTAGTGCTCGCAAACCAGCTCCCAGCCCGGATAGAGCTCATCGGGGGCTGTTTTGGATTTGCTGCGCCCCCGGGGCAGCTCCCGGTACCGCAAAGCTGGAATATAACGGTCCTTGAAGATCTGCGCTTTGAGAAACTGGCAGAAATGGTGCCAGAAAAGCAGGTCACTCCCAAACTGCACTTCGCTCCGTTGCTCCTGCAGCTGAAAGTGCAGGTCGTGCAGCAGACGCATCAGGCCGGGGCTGCCCACCGCCTGCGGCACCAGCGGCAGACGCAAACAATCGACCTGCCAGTACTGCAAAGCGGACGACTCGGGCAGTTCAATTTGCTGATAGCGCGCCGATTCCAGCGAAGGCAGGGGACGATCGTCGGCAGTGGGCAGCAAAAAATAGCAAGCAACGATCCCGCTTTGGGGATTGAGGGCGATGCCCAGGGTGTTGATCAAAAATTGTTGGAGTGCCTGTTTTTTCAGGTGAGCAGGATGGACGTTTGC
Protein-coding sequences here:
- a CDS encoding SWIM zinc finger family protein, whose translation is MSPRHSRTWWGERFIGALQSFCDPARLARGRSYAGPDRILSYTFDPAGVRATVRGNVNPYFGVHKEPRYETTIALRTIPERDWAQILPCLAARASCVIRLLMSEMPDDIEEAFEEADRQLLPYSDQDFLTRCSCPDWSNPCKHVAGLCYRLAADLDANPLLLFELRGLSCEALRAQLEQFPLGRALSAQLAEPEPPLKPDPSYFTQPQSVAAPDAVSPENFWHGSKHLPPLAVPEPIAVPGILIKTQGDYPPFWHRDNSFIEVMEQIYERVRTKNRHVL
- a CDS encoding DEAD/DEAH box helicase, translated to MHILHGTWIPDQSDCYVAPGAFYLWVETPPPKSRTVDAANVHPAHLKKQALQQFLINTLGIALNPQSGIVACYFLLPTADDRPLPSLESARYQQIELPESSALQYWQVDCLRLPLVPQAVGSPGLMRLLHDLHFQLQEQRSEVQFGSDLLFWHHFCQFLKAQIFKDRYIPALRYRELPRGRSKSKTAPDELYPGWELVCEHYAAAVAQYAEGMPTVCASGRVERPKVAACFAKQDLLHHFGENLLHAAVGAISVTAALGQQIHNSLVQSCLTPRIQPWSAAAPGALEDYRHWRRWRERLSAARVAAPFVLCFQLLEPEEADEDADEAVLWQLRFAVASRSDPSWRLSLLEYWQAAAEERESWRHHLGEAFERHLLAALGYAARIYPALWEGLHTSHPVGLDLEVEEAFAFLQDAAWVLEEAGFRVLVPAWWTPEGRRRAQVRLQARAGRRATGPDGAGRGHFSLAALVEYSYALAIGAQEVSESEWQALVALKTPLVRFRGQWLVLEAERMEKLLTFWREHRQERPAMPLLEWLKLTASQPDLDIECDAPLQTLLTRLHDPSRLVPLGDPPGLLGTLRPYQRRGVSWLSYLEQVGLNGCLADDMGLGKSLQVIARLLYEREERAGEGPTLIVAPTSVIGNWRKEIEKFAPGLRVWMHYGTGRHQQADALRQVCLEHDVVLTSYTLARKDEKLLAAVPWRRLVIDEAQNIKNPKAAQTRALLKIPAACRLALTGTPVENRLLDLWSIFHFLNPGYLGSEAQFRKRFELPIHKEDDRSRTAVLKRLVEPLILRRVKTDPAIIQDLPDKVEQKLFCQLTREQASLYAAVLKEVEAQIEQVEGIARKGLILATLTRLKQICNHPMQFLQDGSAFSPERSHKLCRLDEMVEEVIAEGESLLVFTQFHEIGTALERHFRQVRRWGTYYIHGGVSREKRERLIADFQDPDSNPAVFILSLKAGGVGITLTRANHVFHFDRWWNPAVEDQATDRAFRIGQTKNVFVHKFVALGTLEERIDRMLEEKKRLASAIVGSDEGWLTELDNERFKALIALGESALIE
- a CDS encoding PIN domain-containing protein, which encodes MAEAAAAESQYELTCRLAAMHSQGKIDRSIQESLQQEGEMLLRDGVLVIPEIVYAPLEQEARRRLPQDPDGDWPTVALALVLEVGVWTEDRDFFGCGLPVWRTPVLIEILAHS